One genomic segment of Sminthopsis crassicaudata isolate SCR6 chromosome 2, ASM4859323v1, whole genome shotgun sequence includes these proteins:
- the TP53INP2 gene encoding tumor protein p53-inducible nuclear protein 2 isoform X1: MFQRLTSLFFSTSPPSEEPPSPKAFVCPENEEEVDGWLIIDLPDSFAAPPSPKAAPPCLLDESWFVTPPACFTAEGPELGPAHLESSPLEDLLIEHPSMSVYVTGSTIVLEPGPDRSLTPPRSPPPARAGHREVMQSHRDPAPRHHAASMPPRTAVLEKAGQARWVQRARQKADRQRLSPKVVQRQNRIRERHPRRSKHQGSFLHQPCQRQFNY; this comes from the exons ATGTTCCAGCGGCTCACCAGCCTCTTCTTTAGCACCAGCCCACCATCTGAGGAGCCTCCCTCCCCCAAAGCCTTCGTCTGCCCTGAGAATGAGGAAGAAGTGGATGGCTGGCTTATTATTGACCTGCCTG atagTTTTGCTGCCCCACCAAGTCCCAAAGCAGCCCCCCCCTGCTTGCTGGATGAGAGCTGGTTTGTTACCCCTCCCGCCTGTTTCACTGCAGAGGGGCCTGAGCTGGGGCCTGCCCACCTGGAGAGCAGCCCCTTGGAGGACCTGCTCATCGAGCACCCCAGTATGTCTGTCTATGTCACTGGCAGTACCATCGTTCTGGAGCCTGGACCCGACCGGAGCCTGACCCCACCCCGGAGCCCACCTCCAGCTAGAGCTGGCCACCG GGAGGTCATGCAATCCCACCGGGATCCAGCTCCCAGGCACCACGCAGCCTCGATGCCCCCTCGGACAGCGGTGCTGGAAAAGGCCGGTCAGGCCCGGTGGGTGCAGCGGGCCCGCCAGAAGGCCGACCGGCAGAGGCTGAGCCCCAAGGTTGTCCAGCGGCAGAACCGTATTCGAGAGCGCCATCCCCGTCGGTCTAAGCACCAGGGCAGCTTTCTCCACCAGCCGTGCCAGCGCCAGTTCAATTACTGA
- the TP53INP2 gene encoding tumor protein p53-inducible nuclear protein 2 isoform X2 gives MFQRLTSLFFSTSPPSEEPPSPKAFVCPENEEEVDGWLIIDLPEGPELGPAHLESSPLEDLLIEHPSMSVYVTGSTIVLEPGPDRSLTPPRSPPPARAGHREVMQSHRDPAPRHHAASMPPRTAVLEKAGQARWVQRARQKADRQRLSPKVVQRQNRIRERHPRRSKHQGSFLHQPCQRQFNY, from the exons ATGTTCCAGCGGCTCACCAGCCTCTTCTTTAGCACCAGCCCACCATCTGAGGAGCCTCCCTCCCCCAAAGCCTTCGTCTGCCCTGAGAATGAGGAAGAAGTGGATGGCTGGCTTATTATTGACCTGCCTG AGGGGCCTGAGCTGGGGCCTGCCCACCTGGAGAGCAGCCCCTTGGAGGACCTGCTCATCGAGCACCCCAGTATGTCTGTCTATGTCACTGGCAGTACCATCGTTCTGGAGCCTGGACCCGACCGGAGCCTGACCCCACCCCGGAGCCCACCTCCAGCTAGAGCTGGCCACCG GGAGGTCATGCAATCCCACCGGGATCCAGCTCCCAGGCACCACGCAGCCTCGATGCCCCCTCGGACAGCGGTGCTGGAAAAGGCCGGTCAGGCCCGGTGGGTGCAGCGGGCCCGCCAGAAGGCCGACCGGCAGAGGCTGAGCCCCAAGGTTGTCCAGCGGCAGAACCGTATTCGAGAGCGCCATCCCCGTCGGTCTAAGCACCAGGGCAGCTTTCTCCACCAGCCGTGCCAGCGCCAGTTCAATTACTGA